From Apium graveolens cultivar Ventura chromosome 9, ASM990537v1, whole genome shotgun sequence, the proteins below share one genomic window:
- the LOC141686832 gene encoding guanine nucleotide-binding protein subunit gamma 2-like: protein MESDDSEQMRSVVPDTRGKHRILAELKRLEQEARFLQEELDQLEKLEKASAACNELLSIVETRPDPLLPLTKGPTNPTWDRWFEGSPDPSGCRCWIL, encoded by the exons ATGGAATCAGATGATTCTGAGCAGATGCGATCGGTGGTTCCAGATACCAGAGGTAAACACAGAATTTTAGCTGAATTGAAGCGTCTCGAACAAGAAGCTCGATTTCTTCAG GAAGAGCTAGATCAGCTTGAGAAGTTGGAGAAAGCCTCTGCTGCATGCAACGA GCTGCTGAGTATTGTGGAAACAAGACCTGATCCGCTGCTCCCATT AACAAAAGGTCCCACTAATCCGACTTGGGATCGTTGGTTTGAAGGTTCACCAGATCCATCCGGCTGCAGATGTTGGATATTGTGA